The Dryobates pubescens isolate bDryPub1 chromosome 42, bDryPub1.pri, whole genome shotgun sequence genomic sequence ccttcccccccttcttcctcccccccaccctagAGGCTTCTTTTCCACTCTCCCACCTTGGAGgcttctttccccaccccccttggaggcttctttctttcccctcccttggaagcttctttccccaccccccttggaggcttctttctttcccctcccttggaagcttctttccccacccccttggaggcttctttctttcccctccctctgaggcttctttttccacccccccttggAGGCTTCCCACACAgcagtccctcaggggtctctCATTTACCAGCTCCTCCCAGGTGTCGATGGTGGCCAGCTGGGCTCCAAGAGCAAGGCAGGAGATCTGACTCCTGTTCCAGTCAGCTTTGTCCTCCATGAAGTAAAAGCACTTCTGCCTGTACCCAATGCCATTGtccaggcagctgggaagggtgggagaggggcaggaggggcaggatggACACCTcttggctgcagagaggcagaacaAGTCCTGCTGACTTCTGCTGTTAGGTTCTCTCCAGGGGAGAAGACTTTGGTggtagagccacagaatcaggaaggttggagaagaacctctaagatcatggagtccaagcatcaacccaacacctccacgAGCACAATCATGGAGTCAGTAAGGTTGGAGAAGGCCTCTGAGTGGTGGGCACCTCCCTCCTCTGGTGGGCACCTCCACCCTCAGCCACTTACCTGCCAGCGCGATGATGGCGAGAAGCAAGGCGGCGATGACCACGGTGCCCCCGATGGGGACCTTCTTGTCTTTGATGCACTTGAGGCTAAAACCTGAGGACAGAGCACGTGGAAGGAGCTTGGCCAGCAAACCCAAGGGCaccccaagctccctgcagctcttgcaGGCCTCCATGGGTTCCATCGACACCCATGGGTGCCTTCGGCACCTTCAGACATCCCCTTCCTCTGGCTTGCaggcatggcaggaggggaagcagaatcatggaatggctttggttggaagagaccttggagatgatggagtccaagcctcaccccagcactgccaggtcaccaccaaaccgtggccctcagcaccacatctccacggctttgaaacccctccatggatggggactctaccactgtcctgggcagcctgggccaggcctggacaaccctcaaggggcagaaattgttcctcatgtgcaacctcaacctcccctggggcaacttgaggccattttgtctagggagaagagaccaaaccccacctggctccagcctcctgtcagggagctgtagcgagccaaaaggtctcccctcagcctctttctctccaggctgaacaacctcagttccctcagctgctcctcacaaggtctccagacccttccttgtgctccagacccttctctagACCTTTCTCCTggttctccaggctcttctccagctttgttgcccttctctgcacctgctccagcccctcaatgtccttcctggagcaaggggcccaaaactgaacccagcactcaaggtgtggcctcaccagtgcccagtccatgGGGACAATCCTGCTCCTCCTTTCCCACTTCAGGGTGATTTCAGTTCCCATccccactccagcaccctcagctcaCCCCATGTGGTGCTGGATGTCCCTTCAGAGCCACCCAAGCTACATTCCTCAGCCCAGagcatggaaagcagctcctcccctcccccccatgcagagcagctctgaaagccCCTGGGAAAGGGGATGGTGCTCACCTACCTGTGTCACCAACAGCTtctgccatccctgctgctgcagagggggcagcagcaccctgcaggaggaaggacgtccctcagccccagcagcaaggagctgagcagggtctggaacacctccaaacCACAGCCAGGCCCTTCTCTGCCACAGGGCTTTGCCAGGGTGCTCCTGAGGTCACCAGCAGAGCCAAGGAGCTCAGAATCCTGCCCAAAactcagtgctgctcctcacagaacttcttcccaagccTTCCTCGGAGCTCCTCTGGCCACGTCCCAGCCtcacccagtgctgctccaagcctcccacccctgcctgctcccattCTGCTGCTGAGGTTTTTTCTGCATTCTTGGAGTTTTTGCCCTTTTCCTGCTCAGCCTtttcccagggctcccagcaagGCCCTGGAGTCCTGCTGGACAAGAAGTTCTCTGTGACTCagcaaggtggccaagaaggtcaatgttctcctggggtgcatgaagagtgtggccagcaggtcaggggaggttctcctgcccctctgttctgccctggtgagaccacatctggagtctggcatccagttctgggctccccagttcaagagggacagggaactgctgaagagagtccactgggggctgtgaggatgatgaagggcttggaacagctctgtgaggagggaaggctgaggagccctggggctgtctggcctggagaagagcagcctgggaggggatctgatcaaagctgatcaatagctgaagggtggggggcaagaggttggggccaggctcttgtcagtggtgccctgtgataggataaggggcagtggacacagactggaacccaggaggttccacctctacctgaggagaaacttctctggtgtgaggcttcagagccctggagcaggctgcccagagagggtggggagtctccttccctggagattccaaacctgcctggatgtgttcctgtgtgacctgccctggctggccctgctttggcagggggcttggactcaatggcctccaggggtcccttccaagctcaccATGCTGTGATGATCTGAGCTTgtgtggggagcagagagcctgaagcagaagctgaggagggggaaaTGGTTTTGCTGTAAGACTGGGAGAATTTGGGCAACAAGGAAGCCACCAgtaaagggaaggggggggtggggcaggCCGTAGgggctctgccttctcctgtgGGACAGCTGAGGAGGTCCAAGTGCCCTCGGGGGGCGCTGTCAGATGCCTGCCAGGGGGAATATTTCCCCCCAAAGCCACCACACTGGGGAATCTCTTCTctgcctcagccctggggctgggggcccaGGCCTCAGCCCTCCCTCCAAGGACCACCTGGGTActccctggctcatctccagctgctggcaccaaccccccccaggtcctttcctgctgggcagttctcagccactctgccccagcctgaaGGGTTCCTGGGGTTGGTGTGAGCcgagtgcaggacccagcacttggccttggtgaacctcatcccattgatccatcctggccctctgcagagccttcctaccttcaagcagatcaacacccacCCAGCGTGGAGGCACTGCACACGTGGTGGCTTTGggcacctggagctgtttagtgtggagaaaaacagactgaggggagaccttctggctctctacagctccctgaaaggaggctggagccaggggagtcattccctcctcccagggaacaaggtctaggaccagaggaaatggcctcaagtgcccccagggaggttgaggttggacctcagaagaaacttcttccctgaagggctctcaagcactggaacaggctccccagggagggggctgagtccccatccctggaggggtttcagagccacagggatgtggtgctgagggccatgggttagcagcagccctggcagaggcaggtgatggttggactggctgagcactggaggtgttcaagcaaggTGCAGACACGGTGCTGGGGCCATGCTTGAGCGGCCATGGGTGGTGCTGGCTGgaggcttggcctggatgatcccaaaggtGTTTGCCCAGGGAACgattccatggctccatgattCCAAGGCAAGGCTAAAGAAGCCATCCTGGGACACTTTattgggcagagctgcagcagtccAGGGCCAGTATGGAACGGCCCTGGAGAGtccacagctgctgagcagccacagccaagctGGGCTGGGCCACAGGGGCTGAGCCCGGGGGGCAGTGTGGGGCcgtggggctgcagcacagggtggtgccaggcagagggcagccagTGGCCGAGCAgggggccaggggcaggagctgcttcaggagccctgaggggagagaagaatcccagagtcacagagtggtggtgggcaggggcacctctggagagcatcgagtccaacccccacccagagtccatcacccaggagcacaatggccgggggggggggttggaaagcctccagaggtgcagcctccagcacctctctgggcagagagaggtccccagctgctgtgccccccctcccagctcaccTTGCTGCGCAGGTggaggcagagccccaggcCCAGGCAGAGGAGCCCCAGCACCAAGCCCCCCACCCCTGTCAGCATCTTGCTGCGGCCGGGCTCTGACggcagctctgtggggaggacagtggggagggggctgagggctgaAGTCAAGGCAGAGCCCATCCACcaccctccctctgcagccccacagctcccaagCTTCCCCAGCAGGCCTCCATGGGAGATGGGGACCCCACCAGCACCttgtgccccccagctgccccaggctgccccggggccagggcagggccttACCCCAGCGCTGGCTgatggggtgctgcaggctgctgtgctccacTTGGCACAGGTAGGTGTCCCCAGGCTGCGGGCTGgtttccagcagcaccagcacctggTAGGTCCAGTCCCCGTTCGGCAGCACCTCCGTGGACACCACGCTCTCCGTCTCCTCCTGCCCGTTCCTGAACCACTTCACCTCCACCTCCGCGGGGTAGAAATCCATCACGGCACAAACCAGCCTGGtgctctggggcagggagctCGACTGCACGAGGTGGATCTGCACCTGGGGCTGCACTGGGGGAGAGCCAGAGCcggcagggaaggggctgacaGAGACCAGGCAGGggccaccctgccccccagcccggcccaggGCTGGCCCCGGTGTCCCCATGCAGGACGGGACATGCCCAGGGACTCGCTAAGTCCTGTGAGGCACAGCcgtgctctgccctcctgccagcccagggcacctttgtgctcagcaagagccacaggctggggggcaagaggctggggccaggctcttctctctgcagccacACAAAAGACAGGGGGCCACAGGCACAAAGGGCCACCCAGGAGCTTCCATCACAAGAACCTTCTCGCCTCGGAGGGTTTTGAGCCCTGGGCTTGGCTTGTGCCCGTTGCCCAGGGAAAGGTTCTGCCACgctctcacc encodes the following:
- the LOC104299202 gene encoding class II histocompatibility antigen, B-L beta chain — protein: MEPGAVLAAVALLVAPVVLGAHPAGAEKLSGVFLEMEKAECQFLNGPERVRFVDSYIHNREQYVHFDSDLGIFVADTPLGERQAQHLNSLPEFLEQKRAEVDTFCRNNYKAVTSFAVERRVQPQVQIHLVQSSSLPQSTRLVCAVMDFYPAEVEVKWFRNGQEETESVVSTEVLPNGDWTYQVLVLLETSPQPGDTYLCQVEHSSLQHPISQRWEPGRSKMLTGVGGLVLGLLCLGLGLCLHLRSKGS